The proteins below come from a single Ktedonobacterales bacterium genomic window:
- a CDS encoding YtxH domain-containing protein, translating to MREWESEFLGKPIQDLCGTLTTLRRAGATRLKRVRRAVRWFVRGVIVGAVWAMLFAPQSGAATRQAVGKLLHPLIEIGISLRAWRRCQQYVHHDALAARRAGGED from the coding sequence ATGCGGGAGTGGGAATCTGAGTTCCTTGGGAAACCGATCCAGGACCTGTGTGGTACTCTCACGACGCTCCGCCGCGCGGGTGCGACGCGACTGAAGCGGGTCAGGCGGGCTGTGCGCTGGTTCGTGCGCGGCGTCATCGTCGGAGCCGTCTGGGCGATGCTGTTTGCCCCCCAGTCAGGCGCAGCAACGCGACAAGCGGTCGGCAAGCTCCTGCATCCGCTCATAGAGATCGGCATCTCCTTGCGCGCCTGGCGGAGATGCCAGCAGTATGTCCACCACGATGCGTTGGCGGCAAGACGCGCGGGAGGCGAGGACTGA